One genomic window of Branchiostoma floridae strain S238N-H82 chromosome 4, Bfl_VNyyK, whole genome shotgun sequence includes the following:
- the LOC118414639 gene encoding uncharacterized protein LOC118414639, protein MGPDIMSDSVKHEQEVTGEVEKEVAEKTIENLFGGPANVGGQNGNPKRGAPPPAKGAGPGEMKAEIDFIEQKGMVQEDMFAPPGMKMKVDVEKSPKKQNERDNQSPPPAFSYPMGMGGTLMNGCFGTGYVRGDPCYKAKRPMPPCQSLMEGCNYIGVGFDGRGDYSSTSRRKSVIQRKCLLQKKYHKEEVPDQMNVHGIYDTVVSSQVFESRSSYRHSLQMKAGVSFSGFGFQAAVSAAYGSSEKSEKQMFMSLMEAEVIRYEIFLDEITPSDLSLSFLRDFLALPKNFILGKAKLQDFIIRYGTHFIKSAKFGGAFRLFKTQEASKSESLTDYSVSAQMSYAKTFSMGANFGMKGSEGSS, encoded by the exons ATGGGCCCAGACATCATGTCCGACTCTGTCAAACACGAGCAAGAGGTGACCGGAGAGGTTGAAAAAGAGGTGGCAGAAAAAACAATCGAAAACTTATTTGGAGGACCAG CTAATGTAGGTGGTCAGAACGGGAATCCAAAGAGGGGAGCTCCTCCTCCCGCTAAGGGTGCTGGTCCCGGAGAAATGAAG GCTGAAATTGATTTCATCGAACAAAAGGGCATGGTCCAGGAGGACATGTTTGCTCCGCCAGGAATGAAAATGAAGGTGGACGTTGAAAAATCTCCCAA AAAGCAGAACGAAAGAGACAACCAGTCCCCGCCTCCAGCGTTTTCGTACCCCATGGGAATGGGAGGTACTCTGATGAACGGCTGTTTCGGGACTGGATACGTACGAGGAGATCCGTGCTACAAAGCGAAGAGGCCAATGCCACCATGTCAG AGCTTAATGGAGGGATGTAATTACATCGGGGTCGGCTTCGATGGTCGCGGAGATTACAGCAGTACATCCAGAAGGAAATCAGTCATTCAGCGGAAATGTTTATTGCAGAAGAA GTATCACAAAGAAGAGGTACCTGACCAAATGAACGTTCATGGCATCTATGACACAGTGGTCTCCTCACAAGTCTTTGAATCGAGGTCGTCTTATCGCCATTCTCTTCAGATGAAAGCCGGGGTCTCCTTTTCTGGATTTGGCTTccag GCTGCAGTGAGCGCAGCATATGGTTCGTctgaaaaatccgagaaacagaTGTTCATGTCACTGATGGAGGCTGAAGTTATCAG GTATGAAATCTTCCTTGACGAGATTACTCCCAGTGATCTTAGCCTCTCTTTTCTGCGTGATTTCTTGGCCCTTCCGAAGAATTTCATCTTAGGAAAAGCAAAACTAC AGGATTTCATCATCCGCTACGGTACCCACTTTATCAAGTCAGCAAAGTTTGGCGGTGCATTCCGGCTGTTCAAGACTCAAGAGGCCTCCAAGAGCGAGAGTCTGACTGACTATTCTGTCTCAGCCCAGATGAGTTACGCAAAAACGTTCAGTATGGGAGCTAACTTCGGGATGAAAGGATCGGAGGGGAGCTCGTAA